The Bacteroidales bacterium genome includes a window with the following:
- a CDS encoding VWA domain-containing protein, with product MTFANPEFLFLLLLLVPVVVWYILKNKSSQASLQISSINGFKGSNPSLKYYMRHVLFAFRVIAIALLFMALARPQASENWKDVTTEGIDIVIALDISSSMLARDFNPNRMEASKEIAKEFIQGRPNDRIGLVVFSGESFTQCPLTTDHTVLMNLFEDIESGMVEDGTAIGMGLATAVNRMKESETESKVVILLTDGVNNMGSIAPATAAEIAKTFDIRVYTIGVGSHGEAPYPVNTPYGVRYKDMKVEIDEDVLLQIASETEGEYFRATNNQKLKSIYQQIDEMEKSEIEVKEFSEKSEEYLGFALIAGILLLIEIVSKSTLMRSIP from the coding sequence ATCACTTTTGCCAATCCGGAATTTCTTTTTTTACTGCTACTGCTCGTGCCTGTGGTGGTATGGTATATATTAAAAAACAAATCCTCCCAGGCAAGTCTTCAAATTTCAAGCATTAATGGATTCAAGGGTTCGAACCCTTCTTTGAAATATTACATGCGCCATGTACTGTTTGCTTTCCGGGTCATTGCCATTGCCTTGCTGTTTATGGCACTGGCCAGACCCCAGGCCTCAGAAAACTGGAAAGATGTTACGACTGAAGGGATCGACATCGTGATTGCACTGGATATATCAAGCAGCATGCTTGCCAGGGATTTTAACCCCAATCGTATGGAGGCTTCCAAGGAAATTGCCAAAGAGTTTATTCAGGGCAGGCCCAATGACCGGATAGGACTGGTGGTTTTCAGTGGGGAGAGTTTCACCCAGTGTCCTCTCACCACTGATCATACTGTATTAATGAATCTCTTTGAGGACATTGAGAGCGGTATGGTTGAGGACGGGACGGCCATCGGGATGGGACTGGCTACAGCCGTGAACAGGATGAAGGAGAGTGAAACCGAAAGCAAGGTAGTCATTCTCCTTACCGACGGAGTGAACAATATGGGCTCGATTGCTCCTGCCACTGCCGCCGAAATCGCCAAAACCTTTGATATACGCGTATATACTATCGGCGTGGGGAGCCACGGGGAAGCCCCTTATCCTGTAAACACACCATATGGTGTGCGGTATAAAGACATGAAGGTGGAAATAGATGAAGATGTACTTCTGCAAATTGCTTCTGAAACCGAAGGAGAATATTTCAGAGCTACGAACAATCAGAAACTGAAGAGCATATATCAGCAGATAGATGAGATGGAAAAATCTGAGATCGAGGTTAAAGAATTCAGTGAGAAGAGTGAAGAATATCTGGGTTTTGCGCTGATTGCAGGAATATTATTACTGATTGAAATCGTTTCAAAATCAACTTTAATGCGAAGTATACCATAA
- a CDS encoding VWA domain-containing protein translates to MFKFGNSEFLYGLIIIPVLIVIFLIGRYGKKRALKKFGDWGVISHLMPFVSSFRPVLKFIFLILALTSVIFALANPQFGSRLEKVKREGVEVMIALDVSNSMLAEDIEPNRLERAKRAISKMVDQLSNDKIGLIVFAGDAYVQVPLTTDYSAVKMYLSAINTDIVPRQGTAIGSAVELAIRSFDEESEMDKALIIITDGENHEGDVMKVTREAEEKGITVHAIGMGDPSGSPIPLREENGATVYQKDQQGNAVVSKLNEETLEKIAAQGNGIYIHASNARTGLNELFEEISKMNQQEIESKVYTDYQSRFQYLIAIALIFLFADLLVLERKNQRFMKFNLFKIRK, encoded by the coding sequence ATGTTTAAATTCGGAAATAGTGAGTTTTTATATGGTTTGATTATCATTCCCGTACTGATTGTTATCTTTTTGATTGGGAGGTATGGGAAAAAACGGGCTTTGAAAAAATTTGGCGATTGGGGAGTTATTTCCCATCTGATGCCTTTTGTATCGAGTTTCCGTCCGGTACTTAAATTCATCTTTTTAATTCTTGCCCTGACTTCAGTGATCTTTGCACTTGCCAACCCGCAGTTTGGCTCCAGGCTGGAAAAAGTAAAACGGGAAGGCGTTGAAGTAATGATTGCCCTTGATGTTTCCAATAGCATGCTGGCAGAAGATATTGAGCCAAATCGACTGGAAAGGGCAAAAAGAGCCATTTCAAAAATGGTGGATCAATTGAGCAATGACAAGATCGGGTTAATCGTTTTTGCAGGTGATGCATATGTACAGGTACCTTTGACTACGGATTATTCCGCAGTGAAGATGTATTTGTCAGCCATCAATACGGATATAGTGCCCAGACAAGGTACGGCGATTGGCTCGGCCGTTGAGCTGGCCATTCGTTCTTTTGATGAAGAAAGTGAAATGGATAAAGCTTTGATTATCATTACAGACGGAGAAAATCATGAAGGTGATGTTATGAAGGTTACCCGGGAGGCAGAAGAGAAAGGCATTACAGTTCATGCGATCGGCATGGGCGATCCCAGCGGTTCGCCTATCCCATTGAGGGAGGAAAATGGTGCCACGGTTTATCAGAAGGATCAGCAAGGTAATGCTGTAGTGAGCAAACTGAATGAGGAAACTTTAGAAAAGATTGCGGCACAGGGAAATGGAATCTATATTCATGCCAGCAATGCACGCACGGGTTTGAATGAGCTTTTTGAAGAGATAAGCAAGATGAATCAGCAGGAAATAGAATCAAAAGTATATACCGATTATCAAAGCAGGTTTCAATACCTGATCGCTATTGCTTTGATATTTCTCTTTGCTGATTTGTTGGTGCTTGAAAGGAAAAACCAACGGTTTATGAAGTTTAATTTGTTTAAAATAAGGAAATGA